A single region of the Jatrophihabitans sp. GAS493 genome encodes:
- a CDS encoding Pls/PosA family non-ribosomal peptide synthetase: MHGHVHGDVNGHVLGDVAAAPAVRTLIDVFAATVAAFPAAPALDDGTSTVSYGELQRAVTSFAENLVEAGVRRGDRVGVRLPSGTHDLYIAILAILSAGAAYVPVDADDPPERAELVFSEAAVRLVVDTEFWARSGTESGSESGPSRPTADQSRPAPEQPTPADDAWIIFTSGSTGTPKGVAVSHRSAAAFVDAEARMFLPNQPIVPGDRVLAGLSVAFDASCEEMWLAWRYGACLVPAPRSLVRSGIDLGPWLIRQRITIVSTVPTLAALWPPDCLDGVRLLIFGGEACPPELVDRLVEEGREVWNTYGPTEATVVACGALLREDEPVRIGLPLDGWELAVVDGQGQPVEVGAVGELIIGGVGLARYLDPQKDAEKFAPFPTLGWPRAYRSGDLVRYETDGLVFQGRADEQVKLGGRRIELGEVDAALQALPDVVAAAAAVKSTPAGNQILVGYVVISPEQEFVPSEALARLREQLPAALVPVLAVVDDLPTRTSGKVDRNALPWPLTGGAPAEANHNLTGTAAWLAERWSGVLGSQVLGADDDFFAHGGGSLSAARLISMLRERFTSVTVADIYQNPRLGDLADLLDVSAPAKEAVVRSMRPVPRATQLVQVLLTLALQTVTGLRWLTVLGLLNNLLNRYGRPSGYEWAPTVSWWWLLGALIVLVSPPGRMGLAVLGARALLWGVQPGEHPRGGSVHIRVWTAERLADAVGAANLAGAPWIAYYARALGAKVGRDVHLHSLPPITGMLTLGRGAAIEPEVDLSGYWIDGDVLRLGRVHVGVNATVGSRSTLAPGARVGRDAQVEAGSWVTGQVGDGEKWAGAPAAYEGLAKDDWPHQVPRRRRWVIAYALASAVFALLPVLALLPGLALVARLVHEADTLAAATRAVAIAVPAVALSWLVGYALLTLLIVRALGIGVRAGEFPVRSRIGWQVWATERLMDSARSLLFPIYSSLFTPIWLRALGAQIGRGVEASTVLLLPKMTQVNDGAFLADDTMIASYELGRGWLRIAPAKVGKRAFLGNSAMAAPGRSVPKNGLIAVLSVSPEKAKKGSSWLGSPPVQLRRSADEADRARTFAPSRRVRLARSLVELCRAIPLIVTFAVGAGVLLALQWLAVQRGYWLAALCGGLVLLAAGAVAGAITTAAKWLLVGRLRVVEHPLWSSFVWRNEVVDTFVEMVAAPWFARAATGTPVLNLWLRTLGARIGRGVWCETYWLPEADLVQLGDAVTVNRGCVLQTHLFHDRIMRMDTVELAAGATLGPHGVILPAAAIGPGATVGPASLVMRGELVPAGTRWIGNPISPWSEPLNEPADGVSDQGQPAELSHRLQQPEQSSQAAQPEQPIRPARSELGL; the protein is encoded by the coding sequence GTGCACGGCCATGTGCACGGCGATGTAAACGGCCATGTGCTTGGCGACGTCGCCGCTGCCCCGGCGGTGCGCACCCTCATCGACGTCTTCGCCGCCACCGTCGCCGCGTTCCCGGCGGCGCCGGCGCTGGACGACGGCACGAGCACCGTCAGCTACGGCGAGCTGCAGCGGGCCGTGACGAGCTTTGCCGAGAACCTGGTCGAGGCCGGGGTGCGGCGCGGTGACCGGGTCGGAGTCCGGCTCCCGTCGGGAACCCACGATCTGTACATCGCCATCCTGGCTATTCTCAGCGCCGGCGCGGCCTACGTCCCGGTGGATGCCGACGACCCGCCGGAGCGGGCGGAACTGGTCTTCTCCGAGGCGGCGGTGCGCTTGGTCGTCGACACCGAATTCTGGGCCAGATCCGGGACCGAGTCCGGGTCTGAGTCCGGGCCGTCCCGTCCGACCGCGGACCAGAGCCGACCCGCACCGGAGCAGCCGACCCCCGCGGATGACGCCTGGATCATCTTCACCTCGGGCTCGACGGGAACGCCGAAGGGCGTCGCGGTGAGCCACCGCAGCGCGGCCGCCTTCGTCGACGCCGAGGCGAGAATGTTCCTGCCGAATCAGCCGATCGTCCCCGGAGACCGGGTGCTTGCCGGTCTCTCCGTGGCCTTCGACGCCTCCTGCGAGGAGATGTGGCTGGCCTGGCGCTACGGGGCCTGCCTGGTGCCGGCGCCCCGCTCCCTGGTGCGCAGCGGTATCGACCTCGGCCCCTGGCTCATCCGGCAGCGGATCACCATCGTCTCGACCGTCCCGACACTGGCCGCGCTCTGGCCGCCGGACTGCCTGGACGGGGTGCGGCTGCTCATCTTCGGCGGCGAGGCCTGCCCGCCGGAGCTGGTCGACCGGCTGGTCGAGGAGGGGCGCGAAGTCTGGAACACCTACGGCCCGACCGAGGCGACGGTGGTGGCCTGCGGCGCCCTGCTACGGGAGGATGAGCCGGTCCGGATCGGGCTTCCGCTGGACGGCTGGGAGTTGGCCGTGGTGGACGGGCAGGGTCAGCCGGTCGAGGTGGGTGCGGTCGGCGAGCTGATCATCGGCGGGGTCGGGCTGGCCCGCTACCTGGACCCGCAGAAGGACGCCGAGAAGTTCGCGCCGTTCCCGACCTTGGGCTGGCCGCGGGCCTACCGCTCGGGCGACCTGGTCCGCTACGAGACGGATGGCCTTGTTTTTCAGGGACGAGCCGACGAACAGGTGAAGCTCGGCGGGCGGCGCATCGAGCTCGGCGAGGTGGACGCGGCGCTGCAGGCACTGCCCGACGTGGTGGCCGCCGCCGCCGCGGTGAAGAGCACGCCGGCCGGCAACCAGATCCTGGTCGGCTACGTCGTCATCAGCCCGGAGCAGGAGTTCGTGCCGTCTGAGGCGCTCGCCCGGCTGCGCGAACAGCTGCCGGCCGCGCTGGTGCCGGTGCTGGCCGTGGTGGATGACCTCCCCACCCGGACCTCCGGCAAGGTCGACCGCAACGCGCTGCCGTGGCCGCTCACCGGCGGCGCTCCGGCCGAGGCGAACCACAATCTCACCGGCACCGCCGCGTGGCTGGCCGAACGCTGGTCGGGGGTGCTCGGCAGTCAGGTGCTGGGTGCCGACGATGACTTCTTCGCCCACGGCGGGGGGAGCCTGTCGGCGGCGCGTCTCATCTCGATGCTGCGGGAGCGCTTCACCAGCGTGACGGTGGCCGACATCTACCAGAACCCGCGACTGGGAGACCTGGCCGACCTGCTGGACGTGTCGGCACCGGCGAAGGAAGCCGTGGTGCGGTCCATGCGCCCGGTACCGCGAGCGACCCAGCTCGTCCAGGTGCTGCTCACCCTGGCGCTGCAGACCGTCACCGGACTGCGCTGGCTCACCGTGCTCGGGTTGCTCAACAACCTGTTGAACCGCTACGGCCGCCCGTCCGGCTACGAGTGGGCACCGACCGTCTCCTGGTGGTGGTTGCTGGGCGCGCTCATCGTTCTGGTCAGCCCGCCGGGGCGGATGGGACTGGCCGTCCTCGGAGCCCGGGCCCTGCTGTGGGGCGTGCAACCGGGGGAGCATCCGCGGGGTGGCTCGGTGCACATCCGGGTCTGGACGGCCGAACGGCTGGCCGATGCGGTCGGTGCGGCCAACCTGGCCGGCGCGCCGTGGATCGCCTACTACGCAAGGGCATTGGGGGCCAAGGTCGGGCGCGACGTGCACCTGCATTCGCTGCCACCGATCACCGGGATGCTGACCCTGGGCCGCGGCGCAGCGATCGAACCCGAGGTCGACCTCTCCGGGTACTGGATCGACGGGGACGTGCTGCGTCTGGGACGGGTGCACGTCGGGGTCAACGCCACCGTCGGCTCCCGCAGCACCCTGGCCCCCGGGGCCCGGGTCGGCCGGGACGCCCAGGTCGAGGCCGGCTCCTGGGTGACCGGGCAGGTCGGCGATGGCGAGAAGTGGGCCGGAGCGCCGGCCGCGTACGAAGGGCTGGCCAAGGACGACTGGCCGCATCAGGTGCCACGGCGACGGCGCTGGGTGATCGCCTACGCCCTGGCGTCGGCGGTCTTCGCGCTGCTGCCGGTGCTGGCGCTGCTGCCCGGCCTCGCCCTGGTCGCCCGCCTGGTGCACGAGGCCGACACGCTGGCGGCGGCGACGCGGGCGGTGGCGATCGCCGTGCCCGCGGTGGCATTGAGCTGGCTGGTCGGCTATGCGCTCCTGACCCTGCTCATCGTGCGGGCCCTCGGCATCGGCGTGCGGGCCGGCGAGTTCCCGGTCCGCAGCCGGATCGGTTGGCAGGTGTGGGCCACCGAGCGGCTGATGGACTCGGCCCGCTCGCTGCTCTTCCCGATCTACTCGAGCCTCTTCACCCCGATCTGGCTGCGGGCGCTCGGGGCGCAGATCGGTCGCGGGGTCGAGGCGTCCACGGTGCTGCTGCTGCCCAAGATGACCCAGGTGAACGACGGCGCCTTCCTGGCCGATGACACCATGATCGCCTCCTATGAGCTCGGTCGCGGCTGGCTGCGGATCGCGCCGGCCAAGGTCGGGAAGAGGGCGTTCCTCGGGAACTCCGCCATGGCCGCGCCCGGACGCTCGGTGCCGAAGAACGGCCTCATCGCCGTCCTCTCCGTCTCACCGGAGAAGGCGAAGAAGGGCTCCTCCTGGCTGGGGAGTCCGCCGGTGCAGCTGCGTCGCTCGGCCGACGAGGCGGACCGGGCCCGCACCTTCGCCCCGAGCCGGCGGGTCCGGCTGGCCCGCTCCCTGGTCGAGCTCTGCCGGGCCATCCCGCTCATCGTCACCTTCGCCGTCGGCGCCGGGGTGCTGCTCGCCCTGCAATGGCTGGCCGTGCAGCGTGGCTACTGGCTGGCCGCTCTCTGCGGCGGGCTCGTCCTGCTGGCCGCCGGTGCGGTGGCCGGTGCGATCACCACCGCGGCCAAGTGGCTGCTCGTCGGGCGGCTGCGGGTCGTCGAGCACCCGCTGTGGAGTTCCTTCGTCTGGCGCAACGAAGTCGTCGACACCTTCGTCGAGATGGTGGCCGCCCCATGGTTCGCCCGGGCGGCGACCGGCACCCCGGTCCTCAACCTCTGGCTGCGGACGCTGGGGGCCAGGATCGGTCGGGGCGTCTGGTGCGAGACGTACTGGCTACCGGAGGCCGATCTGGTGCAACTGGGCGACGCGGTGACGGTGAACCGGGGGTGCGTCCTGCAGACCCACCTGTTCCATGATCGGATTATGCGTATGGACACCGTCGAGTTGGCTGCGGGCGCAACGCTCGGGCCGCACGGTGTCATCCTGCCGGCCGCGGCGATCGGGCCCGGGGCCACCGTCGGACCGGCGTCGCTGGTGATGCGCGGCGAGCTGGTGCCGGCCGGGACGCGCTGGATCGGCAACCCGATCTCCCCCTGGAGCGAGCCGCTCAACGAGCCGGCGGACGGGGTATCCGATCAGGGCCAGCCGGCCGAGTTGAGCCACCGCCTCCAGCAGCCCGAGCAGTCGTCACAGGCTGCCCAGCCCGAGCAACCGATCCGGCCGGCCCGCAGCGAGTTGGGGCTTTGA
- a CDS encoding M1 family metallopeptidase yields the protein MSSARGVADPYVPDSGDLSFDVHRYDLELSYRLSSNRLAGRAIISARANSGISMFSLDLAGMQVKKVTVDGARVKRFVHGRRKLQVWLARTIPAGAGFVVEVHYSGNPKPLRGAWGSIGWEELDDGVIVASQPNGAASWFPCNDRPSNKASYRITFSTDSPYRVVSNGTLLSQRAGAGQTTWIFDQPEPMATYLASVQVGQYELLSIASAPVPQLAALPPRVRPRFDVDFGRQPLMMEIFTRLFGRYPYARYTVVITDDALEIPLEAQGMSVFGSNFVDGRRSYERLVAHELAHQWFGNSLTVAGWRDIWLNEGFACYAEWLFSEFSGGPTAQQLAAKYFERLRGLPQNLIIADPGPQLMFDDRLYKRGALTLHALRRRLGDAAFFELLLSWTAENAHGCVRTADFISHAQAWSSLSLDEFFDGWLFKGSLPNAIR from the coding sequence TTGAGCAGCGCTCGGGGCGTCGCCGATCCCTACGTTCCGGATAGCGGCGACCTCAGCTTCGACGTCCACCGTTACGACCTTGAGCTGAGCTATCGCCTCTCCAGCAATCGATTGGCCGGCCGGGCGATCATCTCGGCCCGAGCCAACAGCGGTATCTCGATGTTCAGCCTGGACCTGGCGGGCATGCAGGTGAAGAAGGTGACCGTCGACGGCGCCCGGGTGAAGCGTTTCGTGCACGGCCGCCGCAAGCTCCAGGTGTGGTTGGCCCGAACGATCCCGGCCGGTGCGGGCTTCGTCGTCGAGGTGCACTACTCCGGTAACCCGAAGCCGTTACGCGGGGCCTGGGGAAGCATCGGTTGGGAGGAGCTCGATGACGGGGTCATCGTCGCCAGCCAGCCCAACGGCGCCGCATCCTGGTTCCCCTGCAATGACCGTCCGAGCAACAAGGCGAGCTACCGGATCACCTTCAGCACAGATTCGCCCTACCGGGTGGTCTCCAACGGAACCCTGCTCTCGCAACGGGCCGGCGCCGGGCAGACGACCTGGATCTTCGACCAGCCGGAACCGATGGCGACCTACCTGGCCAGCGTGCAGGTCGGGCAGTATGAGCTGCTCTCCATCGCCAGCGCGCCGGTGCCACAGCTGGCCGCCCTCCCACCGCGGGTCCGGCCTCGGTTCGACGTCGACTTCGGGCGCCAGCCGCTGATGATGGAGATCTTCACCCGTCTCTTCGGGCGCTACCCGTACGCGCGGTACACGGTGGTGATCACCGACGACGCGCTGGAGATCCCGCTCGAGGCGCAGGGGATGTCGGTATTCGGCTCCAACTTCGTCGACGGGCGGCGCAGCTACGAGCGGCTGGTGGCCCACGAGTTGGCCCACCAGTGGTTCGGCAACAGCCTGACGGTGGCCGGCTGGCGTGACATCTGGCTCAACGAGGGATTCGCCTGCTACGCGGAGTGGCTCTTCTCCGAGTTCTCCGGTGGCCCGACGGCCCAGCAGTTGGCGGCGAAATACTTCGAGCGGTTGCGTGGTCTGCCGCAGAACCTGATCATCGCCGATCCGGGACCGCAGCTGATGTTCGACGACCGCCTCTACAAGCGCGGTGCGCTCACTCTGCACGCGCTGCGGCGCCGTCTCGGAGATGCGGCCTTCTTTGAACTGCTCCTCTCCTGGACCGCCGAGAATGCCCATGGCTGTGTGCGGACGGCCGACTTCATTTCGCACGCACAGGCTTGGAGCAGTCTCTCGCTCGACGAGTTCTTCGACGGCTGGCTCTTCAAGGGCTCGCTGCCCAACGCAATTCGTTAG
- a CDS encoding GDP-mannose 4,6-dehydratase: MARALITGITGQDGMYLAELLLSKGYEVFGLVRGQNNPKRTIIESVLPDVKIITGDLNDMSSLMRALKDSQPSEVYNLGAISFVPYSWENARITSEVTGMGVLNILEAIRLHAGPDAAEIRFYQASSSEMFGKVREVPQRETTLLWPRSPYGVAKVFGHYMTINYRESYGMHASSGMLFNHESPRRGPEFVTRKISKAVARISLGLQENVALGNLEAKRDWGFAGDYVDAMWRMLQQDVADDYVIATGETHSIREFLDVAFRHVGIDAWDTYVIQDPRFFRPAEVDLLVGDPIKAHEQLGWKPQVSFDELVTMMVDADLALEQSTLDD; this comes from the coding sequence TTGGCACGCGCGCTCATCACTGGAATCACAGGCCAGGACGGAATGTATCTCGCAGAGTTGCTGCTCTCGAAGGGGTACGAGGTGTTCGGCCTGGTTCGCGGGCAGAACAACCCGAAGCGAACGATCATCGAGAGCGTGCTGCCTGACGTCAAGATCATCACCGGCGACCTCAACGACATGTCCAGCCTGATGCGCGCGTTGAAGGATTCGCAGCCGTCGGAGGTCTACAACCTCGGCGCGATTTCCTTCGTGCCGTATTCATGGGAGAACGCTCGGATCACCTCGGAGGTGACCGGCATGGGGGTTCTCAACATTCTCGAGGCCATTCGCCTGCACGCAGGTCCCGACGCGGCAGAGATTCGCTTCTACCAAGCATCTAGCTCGGAGATGTTCGGCAAGGTGCGTGAGGTTCCTCAGCGCGAGACGACTTTGCTGTGGCCGCGGTCCCCCTACGGTGTGGCGAAGGTTTTCGGCCACTACATGACGATCAACTATCGCGAGTCCTACGGCATGCATGCGTCTTCGGGCATGCTGTTCAATCATGAGTCCCCGCGCCGAGGGCCAGAATTCGTTACGCGCAAGATCAGCAAGGCAGTCGCGCGGATATCGTTGGGCCTGCAGGAGAACGTCGCACTCGGAAACCTCGAAGCCAAGCGAGACTGGGGCTTCGCCGGGGACTACGTCGATGCCATGTGGCGCATGTTGCAGCAGGACGTTGCCGATGACTACGTGATCGCGACGGGGGAGACCCACTCGATTCGTGAGTTTCTCGATGTCGCGTTCCGCCATGTCGGAATTGACGCCTGGGACACGTACGTGATCCAGGATCCGCGATTTTTCCGGCCTGCCGAGGTGGACCTGCTCGTCGGTGATCCAATAAAGGCGCATGAGCAGCTTGGGTGGAAACCGCAGGTCAGTTTTGATGAACTTGTCACGATGATGGTGGACGCAGACTTAGCACTTGAGCAGTCCACTCTGGACGACTGA
- a CDS encoding GDP-mannose 4,6-dehydratase has protein sequence MSSPLWTTDVPRALITGITGQDGRYLTEKLLELGWDVHGVVREGDTEIRHLPESVPKESLHFGDLSNSYRVQEIVDAVQPDNIFNLGGISSVALSWQQPLMTVEVTGLGAAAVLEAAWQLQERSGRQVRVLQASSAEIFGSPCESPQTELTPIRPSTPYGAAKSLAHHLVSVYRGRGLFASSVILYNHESPRRPETFVTRKITSSVARIAAGKQDHLTLGNLEARRDWGWAPDYVDAIYGTISAEIADDFVVATGVAHSVRDFVAAAFSHAGIADWESLVSSDSQFTRSGDAPELVGDATKARERLGWRPATTFAEIVGRMVDHDIELLNA, from the coding sequence TTGAGCAGTCCACTCTGGACGACTGACGTGCCGCGTGCCCTGATCACCGGGATCACCGGCCAGGACGGTAGGTATCTCACCGAAAAGCTTCTCGAACTCGGATGGGATGTTCACGGTGTAGTACGCGAAGGTGACACGGAGATCAGACATCTCCCGGAGAGCGTCCCGAAAGAGAGTCTTCATTTCGGTGATCTCTCGAACTCGTATCGCGTCCAGGAGATCGTAGACGCGGTCCAACCTGACAACATCTTCAATCTAGGTGGCATTAGCTCAGTCGCGCTGTCATGGCAACAGCCCTTGATGACGGTTGAGGTTACTGGCCTTGGCGCCGCCGCGGTCCTTGAGGCGGCGTGGCAGCTTCAGGAGCGCTCCGGCCGTCAGGTGCGTGTCTTGCAAGCGTCGAGTGCCGAGATATTCGGAAGTCCGTGCGAGTCGCCACAGACCGAGCTGACGCCGATCAGACCTTCCACACCGTACGGTGCAGCGAAGTCGCTGGCCCACCACCTGGTGAGCGTATATCGCGGGCGGGGACTGTTTGCCAGTAGCGTGATCCTGTACAACCACGAATCGCCTCGGCGACCTGAAACCTTCGTCACCCGAAAGATCACCAGCTCGGTCGCTCGCATCGCGGCGGGAAAGCAGGATCACCTGACGCTGGGCAATCTAGAGGCTCGGCGTGACTGGGGGTGGGCACCAGATTATGTGGATGCGATCTACGGCACCATTAGCGCTGAGATTGCCGATGACTTTGTCGTTGCAACCGGTGTGGCCCACTCAGTTCGTGACTTCGTCGCCGCCGCGTTCTCCCACGCCGGCATAGCCGACTGGGAATCGCTTGTCAGTTCAGATAGTCAATTCACCCGCTCCGGCGACGCTCCTGAGCTCGTTGGAGATGCTACGAAGGCTCGTGAACGCCTCGGGTGGAGACCTGCAACGACGTTTGCCGAGATTGTCGGACGAATGGTCGATCACGATATCGAGCTGCTCAACGCTTAG
- a CDS encoding class I SAM-dependent methyltransferase: protein MGDGDPLEVGHKELELIETFSELDRLSVVDVGCGIGRLTQYLVHEPIGHYLGLDIIPEILEQAVATAGDDRRFRFEISVECQIPEPGESVDMVVGFSLITHLMDEEVFECIQEAYRVLHPGGIAIFSFMDFNLPVHQASFFSHSRYHRQGHGDILKFTTKDVLTLFGTQVGFDDVSFIDGSADLPRSGKPSPIFDISGLPPTYQFGQSVCVLRKPKTSTQAGPSAAAGTR, encoded by the coding sequence GTGGGCGACGGCGACCCGCTCGAGGTCGGGCACAAGGAGCTTGAACTGATCGAGACCTTCTCGGAGCTAGATCGTCTCTCGGTCGTGGACGTGGGGTGCGGCATCGGTCGATTGACCCAATATCTCGTGCACGAACCCATCGGCCACTACCTCGGGCTCGATATCATCCCGGAGATCCTCGAGCAGGCGGTCGCGACGGCTGGCGATGACCGACGGTTCCGATTCGAGATATCTGTCGAGTGCCAAATCCCCGAGCCTGGCGAATCGGTCGACATGGTGGTCGGTTTCTCCCTCATTACGCATCTGATGGATGAGGAAGTGTTCGAATGCATCCAGGAGGCGTACCGCGTCTTACACCCGGGGGGAATCGCGATCTTCTCCTTCATGGACTTCAACCTACCGGTGCACCAGGCCTCATTCTTCAGCCACAGCCGCTACCACCGTCAGGGCCACGGCGACATCCTCAAGTTCACAACCAAAGATGTGCTCACACTCTTCGGTACTCAGGTCGGATTCGATGATGTGAGCTTCATCGACGGTTCGGCTGACCTTCCACGCTCAGGCAAGCCGTCCCCCATCTTCGACATCAGTGGGCTACCGCCGACCTACCAGTTCGGACAATCGGTCTGTGTGCTCCGCAAACCGAAGACATCGACGCAAGCCGGACCCTCGGCCGCTGCCGGAACACGCTGA